The genomic segment CCCGGGATGCGCTGCCGCTTTCAACAGTGGTCCTTTGTCAGGGAATGATGCCCAGGTCCGTCTCGATGACGTCTTCCGAGACCAGTTCCGTCGCGTCGGCCGAGCGACCGGGAGCGAGGAGCCGTTTTAGACCGGGCAGCGAGAAATAGCGACCGGGGCAGGCGGTTTTGTTGGTCACGCCGCCGTGGGTGAAGACCTTCGAGGTCGGCACACCTGTCTTGTCACATAGAAAGCTGACCAGCCTCCCCAGCGCTTCCATCTGCCTGGGCGTCGGCGGGTGCGCATCGAGATTGCCGATTAGACAAATGCCGATTCCGTGGTCGTTGTAGAAGTTGTTGGGCGTCTTGCAGTGCGCGCCGTGCTTCTGCTGCGCCCACCGCGCGCCGACGTACACCGCGCCGTCTCCATAGCCGATGCCGTTGCCGATCACGAAGTGATAGCCCAGCTCATCCCAGCCGCGGCCGTTCATGTGCCAGTTGCGCATCCCCTCCGGGGTTGATTTGTCGTTGGCCGAATGATGCACCACTACGCATTTCCAGCGATTGGAGATTCCGCCCGGCGGCATCCAGCCGAGGTTCGGCCCGCCGCGCGCGACGGGCGGCGCGATGCGCGGCGTCTCCCGCGGCGGCAACGGTCGAGACTCCGGCGGCCGCTGACCCAGATACGGATCCATCTGTGCGATGGTCGCCTTCTGCGATGAGCAGCCGCTTGATGCGGCGACCACCAGGGCCAACCCCGTC from the Planctomycetia bacterium genome contains:
- a CDS encoding N-acetylmuramoyl-L-alanine amidase, whose product is MRRLYKNAARVRGRRVGILSLTGLALVVAASSGCSSQKATIAQMDPYLGQRPPESRPLPPRETPRIAPPVARGGPNLGWMPPGGISNRWKCVVVHHSANDKSTPEGMRNWHMNGRGWDELGYHFVIGNGIGYGDGAVYVGARWAQQKHGAHCKTPNNFYNDHGIGICLIGNLDAHPPTPRQMEALGRLVSFLCDKTGVPTSKVFTHGGVTNKTACPGRYFSLPGLKRLLAPGRSADATELVSEDVIETDLGIIP